CATTGATCGAAAGAACCTCCTCGTTTCCTCGGGAATAGACCTTGACCAGGTTTTTTGTTTCTATGGATAACCCATTTTGACTCATCTTCCCACGTCTCCCCGGATCGCCTCCAAAGGTCTGATCCTTCCGGCCTTCCAAGCCGGGTAAATGCCGCTGAAAAGGCCGATAGCCATGATTCCGGCCAGGGTGATAACGATCAGTTTCAGGTCGATGCGGACCAGGCCACCGCCCGGGGCATAAGGTAACACACTGCGGATCACCACATCCGTTACCCTTGCCAGTATCAGGGCCAGGATGACCCCGAGGACCCCTCCGGTAGTGCAAAGTATCACGGTTTCGATCCAAATCAGTTTAAAGATGTCCCAGGGCATGGCCCCAATGGTCTTTAAAATGCCGATCTCCTGAAACCTTTCCCAGACCGAAGTCAAAATCGTGTTGATCACCCCGACCATGGCGATCAGAATGGCTATGAGGGCTATGGACAGGACCATGACCTTGGCTGTGGAAATCAGATTCATGATGGTTTCTTTCACCTGGGCCAGGCTGACGATCTGGACGTCCGGAAGCTGATAGAGCCTGTCCTCCAGTCGGGTGCTGTTCACCCCCTTTTTGACTTTGATTCCTAATGTGGTGATTTCATCGGGTTTGTTGAATATCTTCTGAAGGGTCTTGAGGGGTACGAAGATGGTTCCGTCATCCTGGGTTCCGGTCCTTTCCAGTATCCCGACCACCTTGAACTGAATGTTCTTCTCAGGCATCAGGATCATGTCCCCTACCTCACGCTGCTCCAGTTCGGCGGCCTCATACCCCATAACCGCCTCATAGGCGTTTTGATCCGAAAACCATTGGCCAAACTTGAATTTAAGAAAGGGTTTCATTTCGCTGAAACTTACCGGGTCCACTCCGAAGTATCCGGCCACCCCGCCGCTTTCCCCCTTATTCGGGTCGAGGACCGCCGACATGAGGATCGGCGTGGTCTTCTCCACTTCAGGTTCTTTGGCCACATCCTTCTCGATGGACTCCTTCATATATTTGAGCCCGGTCCCTCCTTTGAGCATCATGGTAGCCGCTTCGTAGGGGCAGCCTTTGGCCATGATCATCAATTGAAAACCCATATTGTCTATATCTTTATTGAGGGCGGTTTCATAACCCTGGTTGAACCCCAACAGACTCACCAGCACCCAGGAGGAAAGGGCAATGCCGATCAGGGTGAGTAAGCTGCGGATCCTTTTTCGCAACAGATTCTTGTAGGCTACTTGAAAGGTAGTAATCATTTTTGAGATCCCCCCGGAATGGAAGAAGCCGTCTGTGGGTGGTAGATAAACTCGTCCATCAGGATCAGGTTTTTTTTCGTGGCCCGCAGGGCGGCCCGAAAATCGGCCTCGGCTTCAGGGGCCGGATTCTTTATGGCCTCGACCTTGCCGGAGGTCTTTCCTGAGAGTACATCATAAGAGTCGAAATCCTTGATGGTCAGACCGGTGAACTGCCGGCCGAACCGGGCATCCCGCAATTTCCCGGCGTACTGGCTGGTCATTTTTTGGATATAAAAACCTTTGATGTGTCCTTCCAGATTGAGGACCACAAAGATCTGGATGCCTCCGAACTGGCCTTTCTGGTTTACCCCATGGATGTAACCGACCTTTTTCTTGTTATTAAATATTTCATAGATGGTATAAGGCACGTCGATGGTCTCATAAATACCGTGGAATTTATCTCCCAGTTTTGTTTCAATCCTGGCCAGGAGTTTTTCTCCACCCTTCTGGACAATCGAAGTGTAGATGGTTTTGTAGCCGGTCGATTCCGGGAAGAGTCTGGCCACATCCCGGTCAGGATCATTCAGGTCGCATCCCACCGCCCCCCAGGCCGTTGCGGAGGTGGTCAGAAGAAAAAGAAGGATCAACAGAGTTTGTTTGATCATAAGATGGTCCTTATTTCGAAAATACGGTTCAAGGTTCAGGGTTCAAGGTCTGGGAAAATCCATTTTCATGCTTGGTCGGTGCCCGCTTCAGGCGGGCATGAGGGCTTAGTATGAAAATAGGGATCAGGAGCCAGGGTTCGGGGGTCAGGGATCGGTTGGAAAATAAAGTTGCAAGTTTTATGTGCAAAAACATTGAATCCTGTACCTTGCCCAGCACCTATTGCCCATAGCCCATCGTCTGAAAAAATTTCCTGTTTCATAGTGCCCGGGAATCTCACAACAGGGGCATGTAGAAATAGAGCTGCATGATAAACCGGTTGTCATCGGTATTGCGGTCGTAGGTATGCATTAAACGGACCGTCAGATCCGAGGTTACCTGGCTTGAAAAACAGAAAGACATCTGAAAATCCGTTTCATTGCCGAACTTCCAGTAGGTGGGCTGGGCCTCTATCTTCAACCGGTTTTCCGGATCCAGATTCATCCCTATCCGGTAAAACAGGGCATGCGTGTCATTTCCCAGCCAATCCCCGGCCAGGAGATCGAACCGGTGCTCGAAGTTATTCCAAAGGAGGGTCAGGTCGGCACTGGCCAGCCTCATCAGTATGGGCTCCGGGTCCCTGACATTATAACCCATGGTGTCCAGGGTATTGCCGTACCCCAGGGAAAAACCGCAATTAAAATTATCCTGGCTCAACACCCCGTAAGAGATGCGGGCCGCAGTCATATAATTGCCCTTTAAATAGGCCGGCATCCCGGTACCGGTGGTGACGCTAGCCGAGATATCCCCCCAGGAAAAATCCCGATAGAGCCCTGCCCCCCAGTCCCGGTCATAACCGAAACCCTGTATGGCCAGGGTCCTCAAAATCAGGCCGTGGCTGTCGAAATAGGAGGAAAGGCCGAAAGCCGGACGGTTATGTCCGACCCAGACATAAGGTCCGGGGGTTTTCAATTTAAAATAGGCATTGTAGAACTGGGTCTCAAATCTTTTGTCTTCTCCATCGACGGTCAGGGCCAGACGCCCCTGAAGAGCAAAGGTGCCCCAATCTCCGGATTCTCCTGAAAATCGTTTCAGATAATCAAAACCGATACTCGGCTTCTGCATCTCGGCATCGGGGTTCATGGAATAATAGACCGGTTTTTCCAGTTGAGAAGAATAACCGGCGATCCCCTGGGCTTCGAAATAAAGCAGGTGGTCGGCTGCCTGGGCCATTTTCGGCAGGGCTAAAAGCAACAGGCCAAGAATCAGGCGACTAAACATTGAAGGCATAACTCCCCCTGAAAATGACCTTGCCTTCTTTAACGAGGGTCAGCCTTATTTCCCAATCGCCCGGCATAACGATATCAACCGGCAGGAGATAATCCCCTTTTTTGGAAAGGGTAAAAGGCCGGTCCCCTGTTCCATGTGCACCCCTCATGGAGGGCATATCGGCATCGGCCTTGATCTGAAAGGAGGTATCTTTTTTGCCTTCTCGGGTAAAGACTTCGACCTTCATGATTACGATGCCCAGCTTGGGTTTTTTATCGAAACCGTAAAGGAAATAATGTCCGCTTCCAAGAGGGATTTTTTTGCCCGGCCCGGACATGGAGGAATAGGCCGTTTGTTTTTCGGTCTCGGAAGCGGCTGAGGCCGATTGAGGACCGATATAGTGGATATGAATCCTGTGGGCCGACTTACCGGCCTCGGAAGCGGCAGGATCGGCCAGGTCCTGGTTGGATTTCTGCTCCTGCCGGTTCTCGGTATAAAAGGACAGAACCAGAAGAGAACCGATTACAAAAAATGAAATAAAGAAAAGCCCCTTTTTTATCCCGGACATGATGTTCTCCTGTTGTTGGCAAGGTAATTATGGATGTTAAAAATATCTTAATGAAAACAACCGGGGGAGGCGATAAGGTAAAGACTGTATTTTAAGGTAGAAAAACCTCTATTTTAAAATGAGAGGTTGGCGGTCTGCAGGAAATCTGCCTGAAAGTGAAGGGGCGCAAGGGGCTTTTTGTTCTTGACCCCTTTCAGCCAAATCTCTTATAATTAGTTCGAAAATAAAGTTTCAAGATGCAAGATGCAAGATACAAGTTTCAAGTATGAAAAATTCTGGGCCTTGAATCTATTTTCATGCTTCGTGGCGCCTGACCCGGGCATGAGGGCTTAATAAGAAAATAGACCAATACAAGGCGAGAGGAAAGAATCCAAAAGGAGGGGTTGAACATGTTTACAGAGAAACTGGTTCCCAATATCGACCGTCGGCTGTCAACCTGGATAGCGATTCAAGAGCAATTGAAGAAGGAACCTCGTCACGAACGGAAACCGACGATCACCATTTCCCGGCAGTTCGGCTGTGAAAGTTTTCCGCTGGCTGAAACAGTGCAGAACCTCCTCGAAAAGAAGACAGGGGATGTCTGGACGATCTTCGACAAGACTCTGATTGAAAAGGTCAGCCGTGAAACGGCCCTCTCCGAACGTCTCCTGACTAACCTCGGGGATGCCTCTCAGGCCTTCGATGCCCTGGTCACGATGATCCCCGGTATGCTTACCCACAGTGATGCCTACCAGGTCCTGGCCCGCTATGTCATTCGGATCGCCCTCGGAGGAAACGCCATCATCGTCGGCCGGGGGGGAGCCATTTTAACCCAGCACCTCCCCAATTGTTTCCACTTCCGGCTCGAAGCGCCCATCGAGCACCGTATCCGGTCCATCCAACAACGGTTGGATATCCCCATCGAGGAAGCGAGAACTCTGGTGATTGAGAACCAGAAGCTGCGCGAGCGGTTCATTGAAAATTTTTTAAACAGCTCGATCGCCGACACGCGTTTCTATCATGCCGTATTCAACAGCAGCAAGAGCCCTATTCTTAATATTTCCCGGAGTATTTTGTGCCTGCTCTTTGAAGATTAGCCGGGATTAAGGCATCCTGTAAACCATGGAATTAATGTTCATGCCGGCTCCAACGGAAGCAAAAACAGCCAGATCTCCCGGATGGAGAACATGGTTGTTCAGCTTCCCCCTTTGTAATAGATCAAAGAGAGTAGGCAAGGTGGCCACAGAACTGTTCCCCAGCCAGGAAATCGTCATCGGCATAATGTCTGCCGGGTTTTTTTCTATCTGGTATAACTTTAGCAACCTTTTCAGGATCGCTTCATCCATTTTTTGATTGGCCTGGTGTATCAAGACCTTCTTGACGTCGGACAAAGAAAATCCGGCCTTGTCCAGGCTTCGTTTTACC
The window above is part of the Deltaproteobacteria bacterium genome. Proteins encoded here:
- a CDS encoding ABC transporter permease, coding for MITTFQVAYKNLLRKRIRSLLTLIGIALSSWVLVSLLGFNQGYETALNKDIDNMGFQLMIMAKGCPYEAATMMLKGGTGLKYMKESIEKDVAKEPEVEKTTPILMSAVLDPNKGESGGVAGYFGVDPVSFSEMKPFLKFKFGQWFSDQNAYEAVMGYEAAELEQREVGDMILMPEKNIQFKVVGILERTGTQDDGTIFVPLKTLQKIFNKPDEITTLGIKVKKGVNSTRLEDRLYQLPDVQIVSLAQVKETIMNLISTAKVMVLSIALIAILIAMVGVINTILTSVWERFQEIGILKTIGAMPWDIFKLIWIETVILCTTGGVLGVILALILARVTDVVIRSVLPYAPGGGLVRIDLKLIVITLAGIMAIGLFSGIYPAWKAGRIRPLEAIRGDVGR
- a CDS encoding cytidylate kinase-like family protein; amino-acid sequence: MFTEKLVPNIDRRLSTWIAIQEQLKKEPRHERKPTITISRQFGCESFPLAETVQNLLEKKTGDVWTIFDKTLIEKVSRETALSERLLTNLGDASQAFDALVTMIPGMLTHSDAYQVLARYVIRIALGGNAIIVGRGGAILTQHLPNCFHFRLEAPIEHRIRSIQQRLDIPIEEARTLVIENQKLRERFIENFLNSSIADTRFYHAVFNSSKSPILNISRSILCLLFED